One window of the Camelina sativa cultivar DH55 chromosome 1, Cs, whole genome shotgun sequence genome contains the following:
- the LOC104754774 gene encoding uncharacterized protein LOC104754774: MSTESERIDSVSDVIDGSNASTLEVRNAQMSETLAGQAQELIAKPDGDVQEGNGSLALDVDDGLEKTNAITDLEKQTESINGGLDLGVGTENVGGESNESEKKVLVDSEEVLMVEGEKDSDGIQTVRQVEKEVEPDMVCSPGADLSVVKVSDARLDSEDLVEIRKPDGSDKQGTKVDDLDVVCFMGLEPHESKDESVLVDEKAPVTAKVKISDSDLVWAKVRSHPWWPGQVFNASAATDKAKKHFKKGSFLVTYFGDCTFAWNDASRIKPFRQHFSQMAKQSSLPDFIDAMDFALEEVSRRIEFGLACSCISEEVYEKIKSQNIINPGIREDSSSIHGGDKVSSAIFFEPANLVEYVKRLARSPSYDATDALQLVSQRAQLLAYNRWKGYTELPEFETLQGSVESAPKISLAEDKSGLVKVSDPELKKSKQVYTKRRKTEDQDDSKHDGVFEYEDTTVPKKKEKTLAEFIAEKRLSRHKGNISQENSGEIPNCEKKRKVVLSKLPKSTKKIKANLETEDPGSPIPPESDRKNSSSASDKITPGKARKSFGIGASILKVANQMHSSTPTRLLPCSDSASKKAAKSNGSGKGLQEKPKAKTLSKRDNSPLTNEKLSSPQAASVTKTPSAKSNSISIDHQLSGELEQVIKEAPSTTLVKDPMLESRDLKDSSKEQMGNEDRNEAADIADEIIIEDSNLTGENNSGSDLKDQPSEKNCSDGSDSCKNGFAE; encoded by the coding sequence ATGTCGACGGAGTCAGAACGTATTGATTCGGTCTCAGACGTTATTGATGGCTCTAATGCGTCGACGCTTGAGGTCAGAAATGCTCAAATGTCTGAAACCCTAGCTGGTCAAGCTCAGGAGCTGATAGCGAAGCCTGATGGAGATGTGCAAGAAGGAAACGGCAGCTTAGCTTTAGATGTTGATGATGGGTTGGAGAAAACAAATGCTATTACTGATCTGGAGAAGCAAACGGAATCTATAAATGGAGGGTTAGATCTAGGCGTTGGAACCGAAAATGTAGGTGGAGAGAGTAACGAAAGTGAGAAGAAGGTCCTAGTAGATAGTGAAGAGGTATTAATGGTAGAGGGTGAAAAAGATTCGGATGGGATCCAAACGGTACGTCAGGTTGAGAAGGAAGTGGAACCTGACATGGTCTGTTCTCCTGGCGCTGATCTCAGTGTTGTGAAGGTTTCTGATGCCAGATTGGATAGTGAAGACCTTGTTGAGATAAGAAAACCTGATGGTTCAGATAAGCAAGGAACAAAAGTTGATGACTTGGATGTTGTATGCTTTATGGGTTTAGAACCGCATGAGAGCAAGGATGAGAGTGTTTTGGTTGATGAAAAGGCACCTGTTACTGCGAAGGTGAAGATCTCTGACTCAGATTTGGTTTGGGCTAAAGTAAGGAGCCATCCATGGTGGCCTGGACAGGTGTTTAATGCTTCGGCTGCAACAGACAAAGCAAAGAAGCACTTCAAGAAAGGAAGTTTCTTAGTTACATATTTCGGAGATTGCACCTTTGCTTGGAACGATGCATCACGGATAAAGCCTTTTCGACAGCATTTCTCCCAAATGGCGAAGCAGAGTAGTCTACCCGATTTTATTGATGCTATGGATTTTGCTTTAGAAGAGGTATCAAGAAGGATAGAGTTTGGTTTAGCTTGTTCTTGTATCTCAGAGGAAGTCTATGAGAAGATCAAGAGTCAGAACATAATCAATCCTGGAATCCGAGAAGATTCAAGCTCAATACACGGTGGAGACAAGGTCTCAAGTGCAATCTTCTTTGAACCTGCAAACCTTGTGGAATATGTGAAGCGTTTAGCACGCTCTCCTAGCTATGATGCTACTGATGCGCTGCAGCTTGTGAGTCAGAGAGCACAATTATTAGCTTATAATCGCTGGAAAGGCTATACTGAACTCCCGGAGTTTGAGACACTTCAGGGCTCAGTAGAGTCTGCTCCCAAAATTTCTCTTGCAGAAGATAAAAGTGGCTTAGTGAAAGTTTCTGATCCTGAATTGAAAAAGAGTAAACAAGTTTATACTAAAAGGAGAAAGACAGAAGACCAAGATGACTCTAAACACGATGGAGTGTTTGAATATGAAGATACTACAGTTccaaagaaaaaggagaaaactttggCAGAGTTCATTGCTGAGAAACGCTTAAGCAGACATAAAGGGAACATATCACAAGAAAATTCTGGGGAAATTCCGAATTGTGAAAAGAAACGCAAGGTTGTGCTTTCAAAACTTCCCAAGTCCACAAAGAAGATCAAGGCGAACCTGGAAACAGAGGATCCTGGATCTCCCATTCCTCCCGAAAGTGATCGAAAAAATAGTTCGTCTGCAAGTGATAAGATTACACCAGGGAAAGCTAGAAAAAGTTTTGGAATTGGGGCAAGCATATTGAAAGTAGCAAACCAGATGCACAGTTCAACACCTACCAGACTCTTACCTTGCAGTGATTCGGCCTCCAAAAAAGCAGCCAAAAGCAATGGTAGTGGAAAAGGTCTCCAGGAGAAGCCTAAAGCCAAAACATTATCTAAAAGAGATAATTCTCCTTTAACCAATGAAAAGCTTTCAAGCCCTCAGGCTGCTTCTGTTACCAAAACCCCAAGTGCGAAATCCAATTCCATCAGCATCGACCATCAACTATCTGGAGAACTTGAACAGGTCATAAAAGAAGCACCTAGTACTACCCTTGTGAAGGACCCGATGTTGGAGTCGAGGGACTTGAAAGACTCTTCTAAAGAGCAAATGGGAAATGAGGATAGGAATGAAGCTGCAGATATCGCGGATGAGATTATCATAGAGGACAGCAATCTAACTGGGGAGAATAACAGCGGTTCGGACTTGAAAGATCAGCCTAGTGAGAAGAACTGCTCTGATGGATCTGATAGTTGCAAAAATGGTTTTGCAGAGTAG
- the LOC104754866 gene encoding 40S ribosomal protein S23-2 — MGKTRGMGSGRKLKRLRISQRWADKGYKKSHQGNEWKKPFAGSSHAKGIVLEKIGIEAKQPNSAIRKCARVQLIKNGKKIAAFVPNDGCLNYIEENDEVLIAGFGRKGHAVGDIPGVRFKVVKVSGVSLNALFKEKKEKPRS; from the exons ATGGG TAAGACACGTGGTATGGGATCTGGGCGCAAGCTTAAGAGGCTTCGGATTAGTCAGAGGTGGGCTGACAAGGGTTACAAGAAATCTCACCAAGGGAACGAGTGGAAGAAGCCTTTTGCTGGATCTTCTCATGCTAAAGGAATCGTCCTTGAGAAAAT CGGTATTGAGGCTAAGCAGCCTAACTCTGCTATCCGTAAGTGTGCTAGAGTTCAGTTGATCAAGAACGGTAAAAAGATTGCTGCATTTGTCCCCAATGATGGTTGCTTGAACTACATTGAAGAAAAT GACGAGGTGTTGATTGCTGGATTTGGGCGTAAAGGTCATGCTGTTGGAGATATTCCCGGAGTTAGGTTTAAGGTGGTGAAGGTGTCTGGTGTCTCACTCAATGCTCTcttcaaggagaagaaggagaagcctAGGTCTTAA
- the LOC104755051 gene encoding mitochondrial import inner membrane translocase subunit TIM14-2-like, with amino-acid sequence MVAAIIAGAAVAAAAYAGKYGLEAWQAFKLRPVRPRMRKFYEGGFQSAMTRREAALILGVRESVAAEKVKEAHRRVMVANHPDAGGSHYLASKINEAKDMMLGKTKSSGSAF; translated from the exons TGCAGGTGccgctgttgctgctgctgcttatGCTGGTAAATATGGATTAGAGGCATGGCAAGCGTTCAAGCTCAGACCAGTAAGGCCTAGAATGCGTAAATTCTATGAAGGTGGTTTCCAATCTGCTATGACTCGGAGAGAAGCTGCCCTTATTCTCGGTGTCAG GGAGAGTGTAGCGGCAGAGAAGGTGAAAGAAGCTCACCGGAGAGTGATGGTGGCTAATCATCCAGACGCAGGAGGAAGCCATTACCTTGCATCTAAGATCAATGAAGCCAAAGACATGATGCTTGGCAAAACCAAGAGCTCTGGTTCTGCGTTTTGA